The Oligoflexus sp. genome has a window encoding:
- a CDS encoding response regulator, producing the protein MNILICEDDEDLASMLAEKFLDYFDDSVCTLVANGDLAAKELDATAYDFINLDMNVPGMKGHQIIRHVRDGQGPNRRTPIILLSAEVDDSTEEFANQAVVKIHKPVHMEKLLEIAAVMTNTFPKAME; encoded by the coding sequence GTGAACATTCTGATCTGTGAAGATGATGAGGATCTGGCCAGCATGCTGGCGGAAAAGTTCCTGGACTATTTTGATGACTCCGTCTGCACCCTGGTGGCCAATGGGGATCTTGCCGCCAAGGAACTGGACGCGACCGCGTATGACTTTATCAATCTCGACATGAATGTCCCGGGCATGAAGGGCCATCAGATTATCCGTCACGTCCGCGATGGTCAGGGACCGAACCGCAGGACGCCGATCATTCTTCTGAGCGCGGAAGTGGATGACAGCACCGAAGAGTTCGCGAATCAGGCCGTCGTGAAAATCCATAAGCCCGTGCACATGGAAAAACTGCTGGAAATCGCTGCGGTGATGACCAACACCTTTCCGAAGGCCATGGAATAA
- a CDS encoding leucine-rich repeat domain-containing protein has product MRATVGISDCNEAWSQLQKLSKLDLAGKDLVDLSPISGLTQLRVLDLGSNHIVNLSALAGLVNLSELIVSENGINDLSQLSDLEELNVLDLGHNMVEDIKPLQKLQKLRWLDLGENRIKDASPLKNVKELWFLSLSDNQLEQLDGVANLKNLRELYLQNNKIRSLRSLSALRQLEGLVADGNPIERNEDQCPMGKAIPNGLHEFCSRYITDP; this is encoded by the coding sequence ATGCGCGCTACCGTTGGCATCAGCGATTGCAATGAAGCGTGGAGTCAGCTCCAGAAATTGAGCAAACTCGACTTAGCGGGAAAGGATCTTGTCGATCTGAGCCCGATTTCAGGACTGACCCAACTCCGTGTGCTGGATCTCGGCTCCAATCATATCGTAAACCTGTCCGCTCTCGCCGGCCTCGTCAATCTCAGCGAATTGATTGTGAGTGAAAACGGGATTAACGATCTCTCGCAATTGAGTGATCTTGAGGAACTCAACGTCCTGGACCTTGGCCATAATATGGTCGAAGATATTAAGCCGCTCCAGAAATTACAAAAGTTGAGATGGCTGGATCTGGGAGAAAATAGGATAAAAGACGCCAGTCCCCTGAAAAACGTGAAAGAACTCTGGTTTCTGTCCCTGTCCGACAATCAGCTGGAGCAGTTGGACGGAGTGGCCAACCTCAAAAATCTTCGCGAACTCTATCTGCAGAACAATAAGATCAGGAGTCTTAGGAGTCTGAGCGCCTTACGGCAACTCGAAGGACTGGTCGCTGATGGCAACCCGATTGAAAGGAATGAAGATCAATGTCCGATGGGGAAGGCGATCCCCAATGGACTCCATGAATTCTGCAGCCGTTATATCACTGATCCCTGA